One stretch of Flavobacterium sp. 9 DNA includes these proteins:
- a CDS encoding helix-turn-helix domain-containing protein, whose amino-acid sequence MSTAIKPKHIGRNISRIRELKDMKQEALAQAIGTNQQAISAIENSETVDEQKLIEIAKALEVSVEAIKSFSDDGVINYFNSFHDNIVTTGSIFATNCTFNPLDKVVELYERLVQSEKDKVEYLEKLLNGK is encoded by the coding sequence ATGAGTACAGCAATAAAACCAAAACATATCGGCAGAAATATAAGCCGTATCAGAGAGCTTAAAGATATGAAGCAGGAAGCACTGGCACAAGCTATAGGGACAAATCAGCAGGCAATTTCAGCTATTGAAAACAGCGAAACTGTAGACGAACAAAAACTAATTGAGATAGCAAAAGCTCTTGAGGTTTCTGTTGAAGCAATTAAAAGCTTTTCAGACGATGGCGTTATTAATTACTTTAATAGTTTTCATGATAATATTGTTACAACAGGAAGTATCTTTGCTACAAATTGCACTTTTAATCCTTTAGATAAAGTTGTAGAACTTTACGAACGTTTGGTGCAATCTGAAAAAGATAAAGTTGAATATTTAGAGAAATTATTGAACGGGAAGTAA
- a CDS encoding AAA family ATPase produces the protein MKKISIKLNEKYKSFDESFETELEGDLIILSGINGSGKSQIINIINGKENKTQITSPNSSINRTSQTSSLSTLNISRKVLINDIEIKNHEIEYKSFKDNIAIPEIIKSTSNTNNTSINEAYRQYKLGKLNPEINKSYATSCLQAIKILGNFYNPDSFEIPEDIFKYELRKGGFIWKNDDVFTDFIGNIFYNYALEVAQGQQETGKKGGAAFNAETLGPAPWNELNQLFDFLKFDYRFKNSYEVKYGELNETPHLYQIDSTGKIIETEDRSLEHLSDGEKTIISLCFISLKRIENVDKKLLLFDELDAVLNPSLINSFFSVIEKYFIHKGITVILATHSPATISLAPEYTSYYEVFKKSISESRIYKIDRDEYLDLQKVNKRFYDKIQNQADRIKELESTIESDEDVLIITEGKTDWKYILKALHYFHNKEEFLEIDENFFYRFGTKEDVENQICGTIVIADLGESLLNSYLSNEISSRTGNKNKRKKVLIGIFDSDTDIKIKEKNEYGVYSFKIKPSGISTEFLFEEEKIKSKINGERLFIGNEFDPRTNRHLTEKLNLGSGSNKRAGKIEIIDTDVYDETNVNKALSKEKFAQAIFNGDIEITDKNWEKFRHIFETILKFIPKEVLGKEKK, from the coding sequence ATGAAAAAAATCTCTATAAAATTAAATGAAAAATATAAATCTTTTGATGAAAGTTTTGAAACTGAATTAGAAGGAGATTTAATAATTTTATCTGGAATTAATGGTTCAGGAAAGTCACAAATTATTAATATAATTAACGGTAAAGAAAACAAAACTCAGATAACCTCACCAAATTCTTCAATTAATAGAACTTCACAAACTTCAAGTCTTTCAACTTTAAATATATCAAGGAAAGTTTTAATTAATGATATCGAAATAAAAAATCATGAAATAGAATACAAATCTTTTAAAGATAATATAGCAATACCAGAAATTATAAAATCTACATCTAATACAAATAATACTTCGATTAATGAAGCATATAGACAATACAAACTTGGTAAATTAAACCCTGAAATTAACAAGTCTTATGCAACTTCATGTTTGCAAGCGATAAAAATATTAGGTAATTTTTATAATCCAGATTCATTTGAGATACCAGAAGATATTTTTAAATATGAATTAAGAAAAGGTGGATTTATATGGAAAAATGATGACGTATTTACTGATTTTATTGGAAATATTTTTTATAATTATGCATTAGAAGTTGCGCAAGGTCAACAAGAAACTGGTAAAAAGGGAGGTGCAGCCTTTAATGCTGAAACATTAGGTCCAGCTCCTTGGAATGAATTAAATCAATTGTTTGATTTTTTGAAATTTGACTATCGCTTTAAAAATTCATATGAGGTTAAATATGGAGAACTTAATGAAACTCCTCACCTTTATCAAATAGATTCTACTGGTAAAATTATAGAAACTGAAGATAGATCGTTAGAACATTTATCAGATGGAGAAAAAACTATTATTTCCTTATGCTTTATATCTTTAAAAAGAATTGAAAATGTAGATAAAAAGTTATTATTATTTGATGAACTTGATGCAGTACTAAATCCATCTTTAATAAATAGTTTCTTTTCTGTAATAGAAAAATATTTTATACATAAAGGTATAACTGTAATTTTAGCAACGCATTCTCCTGCCACCATTTCTTTAGCTCCTGAATATACTTCTTATTATGAAGTTTTTAAAAAATCTATTTCTGAATCAAGAATTTACAAAATCGATAGAGATGAATATTTAGATTTACAAAAAGTTAACAAACGATTTTATGATAAGATTCAAAACCAAGCTGATCGTATTAAAGAATTAGAATCAACAATAGAATCAGATGAAGACGTATTAATAATTACTGAAGGAAAAACCGATTGGAAATATATTTTAAAGGCTCTACATTATTTTCACAATAAAGAAGAATTTTTAGAAATTGATGAAAACTTTTTTTATAGATTTGGAACAAAAGAAGATGTAGAAAATCAAATTTGTGGAACTATTGTAATTGCTGATTTAGGCGAATCATTATTAAATAGTTATTTATCAAACGAAATAAGTAGCCGAACAGGAAATAAAAATAAGCGAAAGAAAGTTTTAATTGGAATTTTTGATTCAGATACGGATATAAAAATTAAAGAAAAAAACGAATATGGTGTATATTCATTTAAAATTAAACCGAGTGGAATTTCTACCGAATTCCTATTTGAAGAAGAAAAAATAAAATCCAAAATTAATGGCGAAAGGTTATTTATTGGCAACGAATTTGATCCAAGAACAAACAGACATTTAACTGAAAAATTGAACCTTGGTTCGGGTTCAAATAAAAGAGCTGGCAAAATCGAAATAATTGACACTGATGTTTACGATGAAACAAACGTAAATAAAGCTCTTTCGAAAGAAAAGTTTGCTCAAGCAATTTTTAATGGAGATATTGAAATAACTGATAAAAATTGGGAAAAGTTTAGACATATTTTTGAAACCATATTAAAATTTATCCCAAAAGAAGTTTTAGGTAAGGAGAAAAAATAA